AAACGAAAGGAGTGCAAATTAACATTTTAAAATCATATGAAAACTCAAGCAGACAAATATCTCACTTACTCCTCGATATAATGCTTCTTGTTTTCTCAGTAACCAGGTCCTTCCTTGAACCAAATACTACTTTTAAACCTCTAAGTAAATCGAAGTTATGCCATTCGCTAAGGAACATACGCAACGCCCTTTTTGTTTCCTCGTTCTGATCACATTTTTCTATCGATTCTAATAGAGCCATCATAAATTCTTCAACCTCGTAGCTATTCATAGCCGAAGTATAAGAATTCCATATATAGAGTGTGTCGATTAAAAATATCCGCGATTGTTCGCCTTTGATATTCCCTACAACACGAATTATATCTATCCAGTTATCTCTTCGTGAATGGAAAAACCTCACTAGAATTGGGACTACAATCTGGGGATCGAGTCTCGGTATGAGTTTAACAATATCCGAACACCAATTCTTACTATTCTCGTAAAGTAGATATACTAGCTGCTTAATAGCTTTTTCTGTTCCTATACAAGCAATAGCTTCAAGAACTGCATAACGAATTTCCGAATCAGTATCCTTTGCCAATGAAGACAGTAGAGGCAATACATCTTCTCCGGCAATTACCGCAAGAACAATCATGCCCTGTGATTCTTTTTTTCTCTGAATATCAGAGATAAGCCTTCCTGCCTTATCCCTTTGCAGACTCTTCACTTGAATTATTTCGTTTACCAAAACCTGGGTAGATTTATTCGGAATTACAGAAAGAGCATCAGCTATCTTGAATGCATATTCTCTCGACTCTGTCGCCATTTTTTCCAAAAATCTTCGTGGTATGCAAGTCGAATTAACCAAGGAAATAAATTCCTTGATTTCGTCCGGAACCGTAAACATTTCTGCGCTCGTTGCAGAAACCAAGGCTTCGAGCGGCCGTCCAATGCAAAAAGAAGCAAAAAAAGTATTCGCGTCCTGAATTAATTTATTGGTAAGCTTAACATTATTTCGCCTCGTGTTATAAAGGTGGGCAATAACCAAAGCAGATAATAACTTACGTTTTTCAAGATAATTAGTGGTTAGCCAAACAAGAGTTGTAGTGAGAAATTCGGTTTCAAAACTCGAATTAAGTTCTCTGGATTTCTCTGAAATTCGGTTTTTTGCAAATGTGTTGATTAATCCAAAATCTGATTTTAAAAAAAGCGTCGAAACTAAAACCTCCGGAACCTCTAAAAAACCCGGTGTCGGAAAGCGTTTAAAAGTTGCGACAAGATAGCTATATAATACTTCAATATCCTCAATATTTGTTGCAACAATTGATTCCGTTAGCAGCGCAGCTAAGCCTCGACGGCTTTCTTTGGTATCTATCCCCCTAGAAATCATTCTAAGGTAATTATCGATACCGTCGATAAATTCCAGTCTCTTGCGGGTTTCAGGTCTTCGCTTTGATAAGTGTTGTTTAACTCTTTTA
The nucleotide sequence above comes from bacterium. Encoded proteins:
- a CDS encoding HEAT repeat domain-containing protein, with amino-acid sequence MNNNKPIKENSFREIAKELHLAISKIEMYGKGHPIPIQSVKISYDKIIKILKAEGSLSISLADDGVLFVNGLNLVNDNFSRLFYKDLLKKNVRSLNFDKNLKLDEFKVALVYFSQANSTGENLEIDNYFDLHGVKSIVANSIEYRKILGKKASSDFQQTKIPNLAPIAAKRVLDEISGLSPGILEYISENGLINTIADAFSKSDLDSVNHYIETLDGIIDKHRQQLSEDLGDELIVWYQKFKSKRVKQHLSKRRPETRKRLEFIDGIDNYLRMISRGIDTKESRRGLAALLTESIVATNIEDIEVLYSYLVATFKRFPTPGFLEVPEVLVSTLFLKSDFGLINTFAKNRISEKSRELNSSFETEFLTTTLVWLTTNYLEKRKLLSALVIAHLYNTRRNNVKLTNKLIQDANTFFASFCIGRPLEALVSATSAEMFTVPDEIKEFISLVNSTCIPRRFLEKMATESREYAFKIADALSVIPNKSTQVLVNEIIQVKSLQRDKAGRLISDIQRKKESQGMIVLAVIAGEDVLPLLSSLAKDTDSEIRYAVLEAIACIGTEKAIKQLVYLLYENSKNWCSDIVKLIPRLDPQIVVPILVRFFHSRRDNWIDIIRVVGNIKGEQSRIFLIDTLYIWNSYTSAMNSYEVEEFMMALLESIEKCDQNEETKRALRMFLSEWHNFDLLRGLKVVFGSRKDLVTEKTRSIISRSK